Proteins encoded within one genomic window of Bacteroidales bacterium:
- a CDS encoding YjbQ family protein: protein MIIQKEIRLKPRSRGFHLITADVISGLPNLPKSGILNLFIKHTSAGITINENADPSVRVDFETVFNKLVPERDKDYIHVFEGDDDLPAHIKSSLIGTSLNIPIINGRLALGIWQGIYLGEFRNNADGRRLVCTLYY from the coding sequence ATGATTATCCAAAAAGAAATTCGACTAAAACCAAGAAGTAGGGGTTTCCATTTAATTACTGCTGATGTTATATCGGGACTCCCTAACTTGCCTAAATCGGGGATATTGAATTTGTTTATTAAACATACTTCTGCGGGAATTACCATTAATGAAAATGCAGATCCAAGTGTTAGGGTAGATTTTGAGACGGTTTTTAATAAACTGGTCCCCGAAAGAGATAAGGATTATATTCATGTTTTTGAAGGCGATGATGATCTTCCTGCACATATTAAAAGTTCATTAATAGGCACTTCACTCAATATCCCTATTATTAATGGTCGTTTGGCATTAGGTATTTGGCAAGGAATTTATTTGGGTGAATTTAGAAATAATGCCGACGGACGGCGTTTGGTTTGTACTTTATATTATTAA
- a CDS encoding citrate (Si)-synthase produces MSTLKTKLAQKIEEHRPRTTKLLKEFGDVKVGEVTISQAIGGARGVRSLVTDISYLDPMEGIRFRGYTIPETMAALPKPEGKDYPYVEGFWYLLLTGEIPTMEETLELVEDFKKRSEVPSYVYDVLRALPKDTHPMVMFSTAILAMEKESKFAKFYEEGFNKMTAWETMYEDSTDLLARLPEIAAFIYRYKYKNGDIIAKDPEQDMGGNFAHMMGIAAPYDDVARMYFILHSDHESGNASAHTTHLVASTLSDAYYSLSAGMDALAGPLHGLANQEVLRWLQGVMDKLDGKEPTEEMMKQFVWDTLNSGQVIPGFGHAVLRKTDPRYQSQREFCEKHLPDDKIFKYVDMLYRVVPDILVEQGKAKNPWPNVDAQSGVIQWFYGITEYDFYTVMFGVGRAIGVLANITWDRALGYALERPKSLTTAMLEDIANKAK; encoded by the coding sequence TCAGGCAATTGGCGGAGCACGTGGTGTTCGTAGTTTGGTAACGGATATTTCTTATCTCGATCCAATGGAGGGTATTCGTTTTCGTGGTTATACAATTCCCGAAACTATGGCAGCATTACCAAAGCCAGAGGGAAAAGATTATCCTTATGTAGAAGGCTTTTGGTATTTATTGTTAACAGGAGAAATTCCTACAATGGAAGAAACTCTAGAACTTGTTGAAGATTTCAAAAAACGTAGCGAAGTTCCTTCATACGTTTACGATGTATTGCGTGCGCTTCCAAAAGACACTCATCCAATGGTTATGTTTTCTACTGCTATTTTAGCAATGGAAAAAGAGAGCAAATTTGCTAAATTCTATGAAGAAGGATTTAACAAAATGACTGCATGGGAAACTATGTATGAAGATTCTACTGATTTATTAGCTCGTTTACCTGAAATAGCTGCATTTATCTATCGTTATAAGTATAAGAACGGAGATATTATTGCAAAAGATCCTGAACAAGATATGGGTGGTAACTTTGCTCACATGATGGGTATTGCTGCTCCTTATGATGATGTTGCTCGTATGTATTTCATTCTTCATTCTGATCATGAATCCGGAAATGCTTCTGCTCACACAACTCACTTGGTAGCTTCAACACTTTCTGATGCTTATTATTCATTATCAGCAGGGATGGATGCTTTAGCAGGTCCATTACATGGTTTAGCTAATCAAGAAGTTTTACGTTGGTTACAAGGCGTAATGGATAAGCTAGACGGAAAAGAACCAACTGAAGAAATGATGAAGCAGTTTGTTTGGGATACATTGAATAGTGGTCAGGTAATTCCTGGTTTTGGTCACGCTGTATTGCGTAAGACAGATCCTCGTTACCAATCACAACGTGAATTCTGTGAAAAGCATTTACCAGATGATAAAATTTTCAAATATGTAGATATGCTTTATCGTGTAGTTCCTGATATTTTGGTTGAACAAGGAAAAGCTAAGAATCCATGGCCAAATGTAGATGCACAATCAGGTGTTATCCAGTGGTTCTATGGCATTACTGAGTACGATTTCTATACTGTTATGTTTGGTGTTGGTCGTGCTATTGGTGTATTAGCTAATATTACTTGGGATAGAGCTTTAGGATATGCTCTTGAGCGTCCAAAGTCATTGACTACAGCAATGTTAGAAGATATCGCTAACAAAGCGAAATAA